A window of the bacterium genome harbors these coding sequences:
- a CDS encoding acetyl-CoA carboxylase biotin carboxylase subunit, protein MFKKVLIANRGEIAVRIHRACRELGIPTVAIYTEQDSHCVHVSKADEAILVEPGPRGGYLDAEQIADVAKKMGADAVHPGYGFLSEKSALSIALAKRGITLIGPNVKAIDMMGDKIEARQVAIRAGVPVIPAAPALENVKEALKWAVKIGYPVMLKAVAGGGGKGMRVIRTASEIQTGFENASSEAQKSFGDGRMYLERYIEQPRHIEIQVICDKHGSRAHLGERDCSIQRRHQKLIEVAPSLVLDEKTRAEMGEVAISLCKEVGYDSVGTLEFLMEPDGRYYFLEMNTRIQVEHTVTEMVTGIDIVKEMIRVAAGEKLSFTQEEVALRGYAIECRINAEDPLNSFMPSPGKITRYLSPGGFGVRLDSCIYSGYEVLPFFDPMISKLCVWGRTWDEALCRLSRALEEYVIRGIQTTVPFYRRIIEDPDFRAGNFNNNFLEEKADSFHYPDPVEPLDPFFLAGAALFAHCIASGTPPEIERMENEP, encoded by the coding sequence GTGTTCAAGAAAGTTCTAATAGCCAACCGCGGCGAGATCGCGGTGAGAATACACCGGGCGTGCCGCGAGCTGGGCATCCCGACGGTGGCCATCTACACCGAGCAGGATTCCCACTGCGTCCACGTTTCAAAGGCCGACGAGGCCATTCTGGTGGAGCCCGGCCCGCGCGGCGGGTATCTGGACGCCGAGCAGATCGCGGACGTGGCCAAAAAGATGGGGGCGGACGCGGTACACCCCGGCTACGGCTTTCTCTCGGAGAAGTCGGCCCTTTCGATCGCGCTTGCCAAGCGCGGGATTACCCTCATCGGCCCGAACGTGAAGGCCATCGATATGATGGGCGACAAGATCGAGGCCCGGCAGGTGGCTATCCGCGCGGGCGTTCCGGTCATCCCGGCGGCCCCGGCGCTTGAGAACGTCAAGGAGGCCCTCAAGTGGGCCGTCAAGATTGGCTATCCGGTGATGCTGAAGGCGGTAGCGGGCGGCGGCGGCAAGGGGATGCGCGTCATCCGCACGGCCTCCGAGATTCAGACCGGGTTCGAGAACGCCTCCTCCGAGGCGCAAAAATCCTTCGGCGACGGCAGGATGTACCTCGAACGCTACATCGAGCAGCCGCGCCACATCGAGATTCAGGTCATCTGCGACAAGCACGGCAGCCGCGCCCACCTCGGCGAGCGCGACTGCTCTATCCAGCGCAGACACCAGAAGCTCATCGAGGTCGCCCCCTCGCTCGTCCTCGACGAGAAGACCCGCGCCGAGATGGGCGAAGTGGCAATCTCGCTCTGCAAAGAGGTGGGGTACGATTCGGTCGGCACTCTTGAGTTCCTGATGGAGCCGGACGGGCGTTATTACTTCCTTGAGATGAACACCCGCATACAGGTCGAGCACACCGTAACCGAGATGGTCACGGGCATCGACATCGTCAAGGAGATGATTCGGGTCGCCGCTGGCGAGAAGCTCTCCTTCACGCAGGAAGAGGTCGCCCTTCGCGGCTACGCCATCGAGTGCCGCATCAACGCGGAAGATCCGCTTAACAGCTTCATGCCCTCGCCGGGCAAGATCACCCGCTACCTATCCCCCGGCGGTTTCGGGGTCCGGCTGGATTCCTGCATCTATTCCGGCTACGAGGTCCTCCCCTTCTTCGACCCGATGATCTCGAAGCTCTGCGTCTGGGGGCGCACCTGGGACGAGGCGCTCTGCCGCCTTTCGAGGGCGCTGGAGGAGTACGTCATTCGCGGCATCCAGACGACGGTGCCCTTCTACCGGCGAATCATCGAAGACCCCGATTTTAGGGCGGGCAATTTCAACAACAATTTTCTCGAAGAGAAGGCCGATTCCTTCCACTATCCCGACCCGGTGGAGCCCCTCGACCCCTTCTTCCTGGCCGGGGCAGCCCTTTTCGCACACTGTATCGCCTCGGGCACGCCGCCTGAAATTGAACGCATGGAGAACGAGCCGTGA
- the rlmD gene encoding 23S rRNA (uracil(1939)-C(5))-methyltransferase RlmD → MKKNPPQSPCPHPECPGCPLITADYAAQLEEKRRIVTVAFEKCFGPGNFPEVEEVVPSPSLLGYRSSSKLALQKSARGPAVGIYREGTHGVVDIPGCPVHSPLVALGVRKLRSLLRLIPSLLPTRRSPAGWLRYAVFTASEEEQKLLVTLVTATGEDEGLLRSLAARLQEEIPNLAGVLVNVNPSEGNEIFGSEWKVLRGEGFIRERFGEVILRASGGSFLQANRAQAGAAYRKAVELLNPVAEDIVYDLYCGVGGLALNLGRSVGKVVGIEVNPLAIADATATAEETGVKNVSFVQGAVEEALPELLREGPPPSIVTLNPARKGADEKVLSVIVEAAPRAVLYLSCNPETLSRDVHILKGSGHYEIALIKPFDFLPQTAHVETLALLSRK, encoded by the coding sequence ATGAAAAAGAACCCTCCGCAGAGTCCCTGCCCGCACCCCGAGTGCCCCGGCTGCCCCCTGATAACGGCCGATTACGCCGCCCAGCTTGAAGAAAAGCGCCGGATAGTTACCGTGGCTTTTGAAAAGTGCTTCGGACCGGGAAATTTTCCCGAGGTGGAGGAAGTCGTCCCGAGCCCCTCCCTCCTCGGCTACCGTAGCTCCTCGAAGCTGGCGCTCCAGAAGAGCGCGAGGGGCCCCGCCGTCGGAATATACCGCGAGGGAACCCACGGCGTCGTAGACATCCCCGGCTGCCCGGTGCACAGCCCGCTGGTCGCCCTCGGGGTCCGCAAGCTCCGCTCGCTCCTGCGGCTTATCCCCTCCCTTCTTCCGACACGCCGCAGCCCGGCGGGGTGGCTGCGCTACGCAGTCTTCACCGCCAGCGAGGAGGAGCAGAAACTTCTCGTCACCCTCGTCACGGCCACCGGCGAAGACGAAGGGCTCCTCAGGTCGCTCGCCGCCCGGCTGCAAGAAGAGATACCGAACCTCGCCGGAGTTCTCGTAAACGTCAACCCCTCGGAGGGCAACGAGATCTTCGGCAGCGAGTGGAAGGTTCTCCGTGGGGAAGGCTTCATCAGGGAGCGCTTCGGGGAAGTAATCCTTCGCGCCAGCGGGGGTTCCTTCCTTCAGGCGAACAGGGCGCAGGCGGGAGCGGCGTACCGGAAGGCGGTTGAGCTTCTAAACCCGGTCGCGGAGGATATCGTCTACGACCTTTACTGCGGCGTGGGCGGGTTGGCCTTAAACCTCGGGCGAAGCGTCGGAAAAGTCGTCGGCATAGAGGTAAATCCTCTTGCGATAGCCGACGCCACCGCAACCGCCGAAGAGACGGGGGTGAAGAACGTCTCCTTCGTGCAGGGAGCGGTCGAAGAGGCGCTGCCGGAACTTCTGAGAGAAGGCCCCCCGCCTTCCATCGTCACGCTAAACCCCGCGAGGAAGGGAGCGGACGAAAAGGTGCTTTCGGTCATAGTCGAGGCCGCGCCGCGCGCTGTGCTCTACCTCTCCTGCAACCCGGAGACCCTCTCGCGGGACGTTCACATTCTCAAAGGCTCCGGACATTACGAGATCGCCCTCATAAAGCCCTTCGACTTTCTGCCGCAGACGGCGCACGTCGAAACGCTGGCCCTGCTCAGCAGGAAGTAG